The window GCTATCGGAACAGAGCAGTGTGCTTCTTGCCATGCGATCGGGCAACCACAAGGCGTTGATAAGGTGCACCACGTTTATGATTATCGTGACTGAGGCGACAAAACAACCTGATAACTAATAACAACCAACGAATAACGCATCAAAACAGGAATGGGTTATGAAAAAAGGTGTGCAGCTGTGGTGTTTTATCATGCTCGTGTTACTGGCATTGTTCCCGACGCTAAATGCGCAAGAGAGCGTTGACGATGACCCCAGGCTCGAAGCTGAAACAACGCTGGATGAAAAGTTCAGCGAGGGGAATTATTCACGCCGCGGTGCCGAAGGATGTTTGCGCTGCCATGATGACGAATCGGATCACCCGGCCAGCGGTATTTTTGCCAATGTGCACGGCAAAATGGCCAACATCCACGGTCCTATGCGGGAAAAGCAGTGCGAAGCCTGCCACGGACCGGCCGGCAATCATGCCCGTTTCTCCGCGTAAGGGCCAGTTACGAGAGCCCATGATCACCTTTGGCCCGGACTCGCCGGTTGCGGCTGAAAAGCAAAACAGCGTATGTCTGTCCTGCCATCAGGACACACAACGGGCCAGTTGGCACAGCAGCGAACATGCCTTTGAAGGCCTGTCCTGCTCCAGTTGTCATCAGGTGCATAAAAAACAAGATCCCATGCTCGATGCCGGGCTACAAATTCAGACCTGTACTACCTGTCACAGCCAGACCAAGGCTGACTTACATAAACGCACCAGTCACCCGATGCTCAACGGTACGATGCAATGCAGTGACTGCCATAACCCGCATCAGAGCGTCAATGAGTTCAGCCTCAACCAACCGTCCGTCAACGCCGCCTGTTATGACTGCCATGCAGAAAAACGCGGCCCGTTTTTATGGGAGCACGAACCGGTCAGTGAAGATTGCACTGCCTGTCACACCCCGCATGGTTCGGTCAATCAGGCGATGCTGAAACAGAGACTGCCTCAGCTGTGTCAGTCATGTCATCAGGTTCCCCATGCTAACGTCGAATTCGCCGCCAATGACCTGCGCGTACGCGGCGGAAGTTGTCTCAACTGTCACAGCCAGGTGCACGGTTCCAGTCACCCTCGCGGGCAGGCGCTGAGAAACTAAGGAGGCAGAGATGAAATTATCCTTACTATCGGTTCTGATTGCCTTGGCGTCGCCAGCGGCCAGTCTTGTCCATGCAGATTACTCTTTGCAGCGCAGCGCCAGCGCCGATACTGCAAATTGGCAATGTGAGCCGTGCAGCAGCAATGGAGAGTGGCACGGAGATATTCAGTTCGGCTTAGGGTACCTGGATACCGATCAGGGCGCCCGTTTCAACAACTGGAATGCACCGGTCTACGGCACGGGCGATCTCAATAAATCGCTTAATCCCGCTTTGAATACCAACATGGAACAGTATAAAGACGACGGCTATTACAATCGCATCACAGCCCTCGACCTCGGTCTGCAACGATTCCTGCTGGAGTGGGAAAGCGGTCGTTACGACGGTCTGCGTCTGCAGGGCAGCTACAGTGAAACGCCTTATTTCGCAGGCTATTCCTGGCTCAGCGTTTATCACGACAATGGCAGCTACCTGACCAGTGGCTCACTCGATACGTTCAGCCCAAAAACCACGCGTGAAACGGTTAATCTAAGCGTTAAATATACCCCCCGTTCACCGTGGCAACCTCATGCATCGATGAAACACGAGCGTAAGACCGGCACTCGCGCGTTATATACTTTTGTCAATCCCGGCCTCGGCAATAACCCTGGTTTTATTCCTAAACCGATAGAGAAACGAAACCCTCAATACCGATTTCGGCATCAGCTATATTGCCAAGGACTGGATGACCG is drawn from Vibrio sp. CDRSL-10 TSBA and contains these coding sequences:
- a CDS encoding DmsE family decaheme c-type cytochrome; its protein translation is MPVSPRKGQLREPMITFGPDSPVAAEKQNSVCLSCHQDTQRASWHSSEHAFEGLSCSSCHQVHKKQDPMLDAGLQIQTCTTCHSQTKADLHKRTSHPMLNGTMQCSDCHNPHQSVNEFSLNQPSVNAACYDCHAEKRGPFLWEHEPVSEDCTACHTPHGSVNQAMLKQRLPQLCQSCHQVPHANVEFAANDLRVRGGSCLNCHSQVHGSSHPRGQALRN
- a CDS encoding MtrB/PioB family outer membrane beta-barrel protein; translated protein: MKLSLLSVLIALASPAASLVHADYSLQRSASADTANWQCEPCSSNGEWHGDIQFGLGYLDTDQGARFNNWNAPVYGTGDLNKSLNPALNTNMEQYKDDGYYNRITALDLGLQRFLLEWESGRYDGLRLQGSYSETPYFAGYSWLSVYHDNGSYLTSGSLDTFSPKTTRETVNLSVKYTPRSPWQPHASMKHERKTGTRALYTFVNPGLGNNPGFIPKPIEKRNPQYRFRHQLYCQGLDDRPLLPRLFFP